A stretch of the Lolium perenne isolate Kyuss_39 chromosome 3, Kyuss_2.0, whole genome shotgun sequence genome encodes the following:
- the LOC127326936 gene encoding uncharacterized protein isoform X4, with the protein MVRWSQSTWWTCGQGTTPATLASGGSSTLAVICSISFCSDDDDKLDKPITEAMDELCGEAPLEKPVVNGINTRFALCSSMSDQQLHRHRRWDRRAAPDLSASNCPEDNAKAQGYPARKLCSVQCQQCKCQHQSERFSFEAGLHGSELRVVSQEIPRIFAWKSETLVSL; encoded by the exons ATGGTGAGGTGGAGTCAAAGTACTTGGTGGACGTGTGGTCAAGGAACCACCCCTGCTACATTGGCGAGTGGGGGCTCCTCAACGTTGGCCGTCATTTGCAGTATCTCCTTCTGTAG CGATGACGATGACAAGCTGGACAAGCCCATAACAGAAGCCATGGACGAGCTGTGCGGAGAAGCTCCTCTAGAAAAGCCTGTTGTCAATGGCATCAACACAAGGTTCGCCCTCTGCTCCTCTATGTCAG ATCAACAGCTTCACCGGCACCGACGGTGGGATCGTAGAGCAGCTCCTGACCTCAGTGCAAGCAACTGTCCCGAGGATAACGCAAAAG CTCAAGGATATCCAGCTCGGAAGCTGTGTTCAGTTCAGTGTCAACAGTGCAAATGTCAGCACCAAAGTGAGAGATTCAG TTTTGAAGCAGGCCTGCACGGCAGCGAGCTCCGCGTCGTGTCACAAGAAATACCAAGGATATTTGCTTGGAAGTCTGAAACTCTAGTAAGCTTATGA
- the LOC127326936 gene encoding uncharacterized protein isoform X1, producing the protein MFRLSMVRWSQSTWWTCGQGTTPATLASGGSSTLAVICSISFCSSDDDDKLDKPITEAMDELCGEAPLEKPVVNGINTRFALCSSMSDQQLHRHRRWDRRAAPDLSASNCPEDNAKAQGYPARKLCSVQCQQCKCQHQSERFSFEAGLHGSELRVVSQEIPRIFAWKSETLVSL; encoded by the exons ATGTTTAG GCTATCAATGGTGAGGTGGAGTCAAAGTACTTGGTGGACGTGTGGTCAAGGAACCACCCCTGCTACATTGGCGAGTGGGGGCTCCTCAACGTTGGCCGTCATTTGCAGTATCTCCTTCTGTAG CAGCGATGACGATGACAAGCTGGACAAGCCCATAACAGAAGCCATGGACGAGCTGTGCGGAGAAGCTCCTCTAGAAAAGCCTGTTGTCAATGGCATCAACACAAGGTTCGCCCTCTGCTCCTCTATGTCAG ATCAACAGCTTCACCGGCACCGACGGTGGGATCGTAGAGCAGCTCCTGACCTCAGTGCAAGCAACTGTCCCGAGGATAACGCAAAAG CTCAAGGATATCCAGCTCGGAAGCTGTGTTCAGTTCAGTGTCAACAGTGCAAATGTCAGCACCAAAGTGAGAGATTCAG TTTTGAAGCAGGCCTGCACGGCAGCGAGCTCCGCGTCGTGTCACAAGAAATACCAAGGATATTTGCTTGGAAGTCTGAAACTCTAGTAAGCTTATGA
- the LOC127326936 gene encoding uncharacterized protein isoform X5, with the protein MFRLSMVRWSQSTWWTCGQGTTPATLASGGSSTLAVICSISFCSSDDDDKLDKPITEAMDELCGEAPLEKPVVNGINTRFALCSSMSDQQLHRHRRWDRRAAPDLSASNCPEDNAKAQGYPARKLCSVQCQQCKCQHQSERFR; encoded by the exons ATGTTTAG GCTATCAATGGTGAGGTGGAGTCAAAGTACTTGGTGGACGTGTGGTCAAGGAACCACCCCTGCTACATTGGCGAGTGGGGGCTCCTCAACGTTGGCCGTCATTTGCAGTATCTCCTTCTGTAG CAGCGATGACGATGACAAGCTGGACAAGCCCATAACAGAAGCCATGGACGAGCTGTGCGGAGAAGCTCCTCTAGAAAAGCCTGTTGTCAATGGCATCAACACAAGGTTCGCCCTCTGCTCCTCTATGTCAG ATCAACAGCTTCACCGGCACCGACGGTGGGATCGTAGAGCAGCTCCTGACCTCAGTGCAAGCAACTGTCCCGAGGATAACGCAAAAG CTCAAGGATATCCAGCTCGGAAGCTGTGTTCAGTTCAGTGTCAACAGTGCAAATGTCAGCACCAAAGTGAGAGATTCAG ATGA
- the LOC127326936 gene encoding uncharacterized protein isoform X2, which produces MFRLSMVRWSQSTWWTCGQGTTPATLASGGSSTLAVICSISFCSDDDDKLDKPITEAMDELCGEAPLEKPVVNGINTRFALCSSMSDQQLHRHRRWDRRAAPDLSASNCPEDNAKAQGYPARKLCSVQCQQCKCQHQSERFSFEAGLHGSELRVVSQEIPRIFAWKSETLVSL; this is translated from the exons ATGTTTAG GCTATCAATGGTGAGGTGGAGTCAAAGTACTTGGTGGACGTGTGGTCAAGGAACCACCCCTGCTACATTGGCGAGTGGGGGCTCCTCAACGTTGGCCGTCATTTGCAGTATCTCCTTCTGTAG CGATGACGATGACAAGCTGGACAAGCCCATAACAGAAGCCATGGACGAGCTGTGCGGAGAAGCTCCTCTAGAAAAGCCTGTTGTCAATGGCATCAACACAAGGTTCGCCCTCTGCTCCTCTATGTCAG ATCAACAGCTTCACCGGCACCGACGGTGGGATCGTAGAGCAGCTCCTGACCTCAGTGCAAGCAACTGTCCCGAGGATAACGCAAAAG CTCAAGGATATCCAGCTCGGAAGCTGTGTTCAGTTCAGTGTCAACAGTGCAAATGTCAGCACCAAAGTGAGAGATTCAG TTTTGAAGCAGGCCTGCACGGCAGCGAGCTCCGCGTCGTGTCACAAGAAATACCAAGGATATTTGCTTGGAAGTCTGAAACTCTAGTAAGCTTATGA
- the LOC127326936 gene encoding uncharacterized protein isoform X7, with protein MASTQGSPSAPLCQINSFTGTDGGIVEQLLTSVQATVPRITQKLKDIQLGSCVQFSVNSANVSTKVRDSDDRQNYEVEAN; from the exons ATGGCATCAACACAAGGTTCGCCCTCTGCTCCTCTATGTCAG ATCAACAGCTTCACCGGCACCGACGGTGGGATCGTAGAGCAGCTCCTGACCTCAGTGCAAGCAACTGTCCCGAGGATAACGCAAAAG CTCAAGGATATCCAGCTCGGAAGCTGTGTTCAGTTCAGTGTCAACAGTGCAAATGTCAGCACCAAAGTGAGAGATTCAG ATGATCGTCAAAATTATGAGGTGGAAGCAAATTGA
- the LOC127326936 gene encoding uncharacterized protein isoform X3 — protein sequence MVRWSQSTWWTCGQGTTPATLASGGSSTLAVICSISFCSSDDDDKLDKPITEAMDELCGEAPLEKPVVNGINTRFALCSSMSDQQLHRHRRWDRRAAPDLSASNCPEDNAKAQGYPARKLCSVQCQQCKCQHQSERFSFEAGLHGSELRVVSQEIPRIFAWKSETLVSL from the exons ATGGTGAGGTGGAGTCAAAGTACTTGGTGGACGTGTGGTCAAGGAACCACCCCTGCTACATTGGCGAGTGGGGGCTCCTCAACGTTGGCCGTCATTTGCAGTATCTCCTTCTGTAG CAGCGATGACGATGACAAGCTGGACAAGCCCATAACAGAAGCCATGGACGAGCTGTGCGGAGAAGCTCCTCTAGAAAAGCCTGTTGTCAATGGCATCAACACAAGGTTCGCCCTCTGCTCCTCTATGTCAG ATCAACAGCTTCACCGGCACCGACGGTGGGATCGTAGAGCAGCTCCTGACCTCAGTGCAAGCAACTGTCCCGAGGATAACGCAAAAG CTCAAGGATATCCAGCTCGGAAGCTGTGTTCAGTTCAGTGTCAACAGTGCAAATGTCAGCACCAAAGTGAGAGATTCAG TTTTGAAGCAGGCCTGCACGGCAGCGAGCTCCGCGTCGTGTCACAAGAAATACCAAGGATATTTGCTTGGAAGTCTGAAACTCTAGTAAGCTTATGA
- the LOC127326936 gene encoding uncharacterized protein isoform X6, whose translation MASTQGSPSAPLCQINGLTGTDGGIIEQLLTSVQATVPTPKDTAKDQQLHRHRRWDRRAAPDLSASNCPEDNAKAQGYPARKLCSVQCQQCKCQHQSERFSFEAGLHGSELRVVSQEIPRIFAWKSETLVSL comes from the exons ATGGCATCAACACAAGGTTCGCCCTCTGCTCCTCTATGTCAG ATCAACGGCCTCACCGGCACCGACGGTGGGATCATAGAGCAGCTCCTCACCTCAGTGCAAGCAACTGTCCCAACTCCCAAGGATACCGCAAAAG ATCAACAGCTTCACCGGCACCGACGGTGGGATCGTAGAGCAGCTCCTGACCTCAGTGCAAGCAACTGTCCCGAGGATAACGCAAAAG CTCAAGGATATCCAGCTCGGAAGCTGTGTTCAGTTCAGTGTCAACAGTGCAAATGTCAGCACCAAAGTGAGAGATTCAG TTTTGAAGCAGGCCTGCACGGCAGCGAGCTCCGCGTCGTGTCACAAGAAATACCAAGGATATTTGCTTGGAAGTCTGAAACTCTAGTAAGCTTATGA